One segment of Bacteroides caecimuris DNA contains the following:
- a CDS encoding RluA family pseudouridine synthase has protein sequence MIHFFKKPISHLALPEKFTYPFHYTPHPLCVLAAEEVKEYIANRKEWQEELASGKMFGVLIVQTDNGITNNEENQIGYLAAFSGNLAGKNLHPYFVPPVYDLLQPEGFFKIEEEQISAINIRIRELENSSSYLGSKEKWKIETKHAKAVLNQAKAELKMAKKAREIRRQSSPELSEEEQASLIRESQYQKAEYKRLEKEWKKRLEELETEVRHFDIEIERLKTERKERSAALQRKLFEQFRMLNAQGEVKDLYTIFEQTVQKVPPAGAGECALPKLLQYAYLHQLKPLAMAEFWWGDSPKNEIRHHGYYYPSCKGKCEPILQHMLQGLEVDENPLLNPVHEEEELEIVFEDEWLLVVNKPAGMLSVPGKAEDRDSVYHRLKKKYPEATGPMIVHRLDMATSGLLLVAKTKEVHQDLQAQFANRSIKKRYVAVLDGIVLPERTGNTGRIELPLCLNPLDRPRQMVSSEHGKEAITEYQIISESERITSASENTFNESNRIDESERSINESRKYTRIVFYPLTGRTHQLRVHAAHPEGLGCPILGDELYGKKADRLYLHAEYIEFRHPIYGDILCIQKEADF, from the coding sequence ATGATACATTTTTTCAAGAAACCCATTTCTCACCTTGCGTTGCCGGAGAAATTCACTTATCCTTTCCATTATACACCTCATCCATTGTGTGTATTGGCTGCGGAAGAAGTGAAAGAATATATTGCAAACCGGAAAGAATGGCAAGAGGAGTTGGCTTCCGGAAAGATGTTTGGAGTGTTGATTGTGCAAACGGACAATGGAATAACAAACAACGAAGAAAATCAAATTGGTTATCTTGCAGCTTTCTCCGGCAATCTGGCCGGAAAGAATCTGCATCCTTATTTCGTTCCTCCTGTTTATGACCTATTACAACCGGAGGGATTCTTCAAAATCGAAGAAGAACAGATTTCTGCCATTAATATCCGTATTCGTGAATTGGAAAACAGTAGTTCTTATCTCGGTTCAAAAGAGAAATGGAAGATAGAAACGAAACATGCTAAAGCTGTTTTGAATCAAGCAAAAGCGGAGCTTAAAATGGCAAAGAAGGCGAGAGAGATTCGCCGCCAGTCATCTCCGGAGCTTTCCGAAGAAGAACAAGCCTCCCTGATTCGGGAAAGCCAATACCAAAAGGCGGAATACAAACGACTGGAAAAGGAATGGAAGAAACGATTGGAAGAGCTCGAAACGGAAGTCAGGCACTTCGATATTGAAATAGAACGACTGAAAACCGAACGAAAAGAACGTTCGGCAGCTTTACAAAGAAAATTATTCGAGCAGTTCCGGATGCTAAACGCCCAAGGAGAAGTGAAAGACTTATATACTATTTTCGAGCAAACGGTTCAGAAAGTTCCTCCTGCCGGTGCGGGTGAATGTGCTTTGCCTAAGTTATTGCAATATGCGTATCTTCATCAATTAAAGCCATTGGCTATGGCTGAATTCTGGTGGGGCGACTCTCCTAAAAACGAAATCCGGCATCACGGATATTATTATCCTTCCTGCAAAGGAAAGTGCGAACCGATTCTGCAACACATGTTGCAAGGATTGGAGGTAGACGAAAATCCACTGCTGAATCCTGTTCATGAAGAGGAAGAACTGGAAATCGTGTTTGAGGATGAATGGTTGCTGGTAGTCAATAAACCGGCAGGAATGTTGTCCGTTCCGGGAAAAGCAGAGGACAGAGATTCAGTCTATCATCGTTTGAAGAAGAAGTATCCCGAAGCTACCGGTCCTATGATTGTACATCGGCTCGATATGGCTACTTCAGGATTATTGCTCGTTGCCAAAACAAAAGAAGTACATCAGGATTTACAGGCACAATTTGCAAACAGAAGTATCAAGAAACGCTATGTGGCTGTGCTGGATGGAATAGTACTACCAGAAAGAACAGGAAATACAGGAAGAATCGAACTCCCTCTTTGTCTGAATCCTCTCGACCGCCCTCGGCAAATGGTTAGTAGCGAACACGGGAAAGAAGCGATTACAGAATATCAGATCATCAGTGAGTCTGAAAGAATTACCAGTGCATCTGAAAACACTTTCAACGAATCAAACAGGATTGATGAATCAGAAAGGAGTATCAATGAGTCAAGAAAATACACCCGGATTGTCTTCTATCCATTGACCGGACGCACACATCAGTTACGAGTACACGCCGCCCATCCGGAAGGCTTGGGATGCCCCATACTTGGAGACGAACTCTACGGAAAGAAAGCAGACAGACTATACCTCCATGCCGAATATATAGAGTTCCGCCATCCCATATACGGAGACATTCTCTGCATACAGAAAGAGGCCGATTTCTAA
- a CDS encoding BT4734/BF3469 family protein, whose product MKITQFRKNEDTIALSVMDLDILVNKIKTEIKSRPVSTFREHLRYTLSDKRCMFADKLPQIVPAAEFRKVNGQKQMKTYNGMVELTVGPLSNKSEIALVKRKACEQPQTRCAFVGSSGKTVKIWTTFTRPDNSLPKTQEEAELFHAHAYRLAVKCYQPQIPFDILPKEPTLEQYSRLSYDPDIIYRPDSVQFYLSQPSSMPEETTFREAVQSEKSPLIRAMPGYDAEMAFLMLFEAALRKAYIDLREAGLELREDTWHPLVVQLAKNCFASGLPQEEVVKRTVFHFYMHKQEALIRQMIGNIYTECKGFGKHISLTKEQQLALQTEEFMKRRYEFRHNTQIGEVEYRERLSFRFRFNPLDKRALNSIALDAQMEGIPLWDRDISRYVYSNRVPVFNPLEDFLYRLPGWDGKDRIRALAATVPCKNPYWTDLFHRWFLNMVSHWKGSDKKYANSVSPLLVGPQGTRKSTFCRSIMPPSERAYYTDSIDFSRKKDAELYLNRFALINIDEFDQVSSTQQGFLKHILQKPVLNVRKPHGSAVLEMRRYASFIATSNQKDLLTDPSGSRRFICIEVTGVIDTNRPIDYEQLYAQAMYELEHGERYWFDREEEKIMVENNREFEQVPPEEQLFFRYFRAAQSEEGEWLSPAEIMEEIQKGSFIPMSVKRVNSFGRILKKQEIPSKHTRSGTLYHVVRLMIR is encoded by the coding sequence ATGAAAATCACTCAATTTCGTAAGAACGAAGATACGATAGCGCTCAGCGTAATGGATCTTGATATACTGGTGAATAAGATAAAGACGGAAATAAAATCCCGTCCTGTTTCTACCTTCAGAGAGCATCTGCGATATACCCTTTCCGATAAACGGTGTATGTTTGCCGATAAACTCCCCCAAATAGTTCCCGCCGCCGAATTCCGAAAAGTAAACGGTCAGAAGCAGATGAAAACCTACAATGGTATGGTGGAACTGACTGTCGGTCCTTTATCCAATAAGTCCGAAATCGCTTTAGTGAAACGAAAAGCCTGCGAGCAACCGCAAACTCGTTGTGCTTTCGTAGGTTCAAGTGGCAAAACGGTGAAAATATGGACTACCTTCACCCGACCGGACAACTCCCTTCCCAAAACACAGGAAGAGGCAGAACTATTCCACGCCCACGCCTATCGGTTGGCTGTGAAGTGTTATCAGCCCCAAATCCCGTTCGATATCCTTCCCAAAGAACCGACTTTGGAACAATATTCACGCTTATCCTACGACCCGGACATTATCTATCGTCCGGATTCGGTTCAGTTTTATCTCTCCCAACCGTCATCCATGCCCGAAGAAACCACTTTCCGCGAAGCGGTTCAGTCGGAAAAATCTCCATTGATCCGTGCCATGCCGGGATATGATGCTGAAATGGCTTTCCTGATGCTTTTCGAGGCTGCCTTGCGCAAAGCATACATCGATCTTAGGGAAGCGGGACTCGAATTGCGCGAAGACACATGGCATCCTTTAGTCGTACAACTGGCTAAAAACTGTTTTGCTTCGGGACTTCCCCAGGAAGAAGTCGTGAAACGTACCGTTTTCCATTTCTATATGCACAAACAGGAAGCGCTTATCCGACAAATGATTGGCAATATATATACCGAATGCAAAGGTTTCGGCAAGCATATCAGTCTGACCAAAGAGCAGCAACTCGCCTTGCAGACCGAAGAATTCATGAAACGTCGCTATGAATTCCGCCATAACACTCAAATCGGCGAGGTGGAATATCGTGAAAGGCTTTCTTTCCGTTTCCGTTTCAATCCTCTTGACAAACGTGCGCTGAACAGCATTGCCTTGGATGCGCAAATGGAAGGCATTCCGTTGTGGGACAGGGATATCAGCCGTTATGTCTACTCCAATCGCGTGCCCGTATTCAATCCGTTGGAAGATTTTCTCTACCGGCTTCCCGGGTGGGACGGCAAAGACCGTATCCGCGCGTTGGCAGCCACCGTTCCCTGTAAGAATCCGTATTGGACGGATTTATTCCACCGTTGGTTCCTCAATATGGTTTCTCATTGGAAAGGAAGCGATAAAAAGTATGCCAACAGTGTATCGCCCTTATTGGTCGGTCCGCAAGGAACGCGCAAATCTACCTTTTGCCGGAGCATAATGCCCCCTTCCGAGCGTGCCTACTATACCGACAGCATTGATTTCTCCCGAAAGAAAGATGCCGAACTTTATCTTAATCGTTTTGCGCTCATCAACATAGATGAATTTGATCAGGTGAGTTCGACGCAACAAGGCTTCCTGAAACATATTTTGCAAAAGCCTGTACTGAATGTGAGGAAACCCCATGGGAGTGCCGTGCTCGAAATGCGTCGTTACGCCTCGTTTATAGCTACGAGTAACCAAAAAGACTTGTTGACCGACCCTTCCGGTAGCCGTCGTTTTATTTGCATCGAAGTGACCGGAGTGATTGACACCAACCGTCCGATAGACTATGAGCAGCTTTATGCGCAAGCCATGTATGAATTGGAACATGGCGAGCGTTACTGGTTCGACCGGGAGGAAGAAAAGATTATGGTGGAAAACAACCGTGAATTTGAACAAGTTCCGCCGGAAGAGCAACTTTTCTTCCGTTATTTCCGTGCCGCGCAGTCGGAAGAAGGGGAGTGGTTGTCTCCTGCCGAGATTATGGAAGAAATCCAAAAAGGCAGTTTCATCCCGATGTCTGTCAAAAGGGTTAATTCTTTCGGGAGAATACTGAAAAAGCAGGAAATCCCTTCCAAACATACGCGTAGCGGTACACTCTATCATGTGGTAAGACTCATGATCCGGTGA
- a CDS encoding tyrosine-type recombinase/integrase, translating to MTQKKTIREISVLWKEDKKQYVKQSTFAAYVLILENHINPTFGEMYELEERKVQEFTLQKLNNGLSKKSIKDILIVLKMILKFGVKHGFLDYKEWEIRFPTEEEKRHLEVLSISHQKRIMSFIQEHFTFKNLGIYICLSTGLRIGEVCALKWNDINIELGIISIKRTIERIYIIDGEKRHTELIINTPKTKNSIREIPITKELIRILKPLKKIVNGNYYILTNEEKPTEPRTYRNYYKRLMKDLNIPELKFHGLRHSFATRCIESNCDYKTVSVILGHSNISTTLDLYVHPNMEQKKKCIDRMFKGLK from the coding sequence ATGACTCAAAAGAAAACTATCAGAGAAATTTCCGTACTTTGGAAAGAAGACAAAAAGCAATATGTGAAACAATCAACATTTGCTGCGTACGTATTAATTCTTGAAAACCACATTAATCCGACATTTGGAGAGATGTATGAGTTAGAAGAAAGAAAAGTTCAAGAATTTACTCTTCAAAAGCTCAATAATGGGTTGAGTAAAAAATCCATTAAAGATATTCTTATTGTGCTGAAAATGATATTGAAATTTGGAGTAAAACATGGATTTCTAGATTATAAAGAATGGGAAATTAGGTTTCCAACAGAAGAAGAAAAGCGACATTTAGAAGTACTCAGTATCTCACATCAAAAACGAATCATGAGTTTTATCCAAGAACATTTCACATTCAAAAATTTAGGTATTTATATCTGTCTAAGTACCGGACTACGCATCGGAGAAGTATGCGCTTTAAAATGGAATGACATAAACATTGAATTAGGTATTATTTCTATAAAAAGAACCATTGAACGCATCTATATCATTGATGGAGAAAAAAGACATACGGAACTTATTATCAATACTCCAAAAACCAAAAACTCCATTCGTGAAATCCCAATTACAAAAGAATTAATCAGAATTTTAAAACCATTAAAAAAGATAGTGAATGGTAATTATTATATTCTAACTAATGAAGAAAAGCCGACAGAACCAAGAACGTATCGCAATTACTACAAAAGGCTTATGAAAGATTTGAATATCCCTGAACTAAAATTTCATGGACTCAGACATAGCTTTGCTACACGCTGTATAGAAAGCAATTGTGATTATAAAACTGTAAGTGTTATTTTAGGACATTCCAACATTAGTACGACTCTCGACCTTTATGTTCATCCTAATATGGAACAAAAGAAAAAGTGTATAGATAGAATGTTTAAAGGATTAAAATAG
- a CDS encoding MATE family efflux transporter, translated as MATSKEMTAGPALPLILKFTLPLLLGNLLQQTYSLVDAAIVGNFLGINALASVGASTSVVFLILGFCNGCCGGFGIPVAQKFGARDYSTMRSYVAVSLKLAAGMSVVIALLTCILCEDILWIMRTPENIFEGAYTYLLVTFIGVPCTFFYNLLSSIIRALGDSKTPFWFLLFAAVLNIILDLFCILALDWGVAGAAIATVFSQGLSAVLCYIYMYRKFEILQGTPKERRFQSKLAKTLLYIGVPMGLQFSITAIGSIMLQSANNALGTACVAAFTSAMRIKMFFICTFESLGIAMATYSGQNYGAGKPERIWLGIKASALMMIIYAAFTFLLLMVGAKYFALIFVDPSETEILLDTELFLHVSCMFFPMLGLLCILRYTIQGVGFTNLAMFSGVAEMIARILVSLYAVPVFGFIAVCYGDPMAWIAADLFLVPAFIYVYRRLKKQVFTNSTVQQTVA; from the coding sequence ATGGCAACTTCTAAAGAAATGACGGCAGGTCCGGCATTACCTCTCATTTTAAAGTTTACACTGCCGCTTTTACTCGGTAATCTGTTGCAACAAACGTATTCGCTTGTTGATGCTGCAATTGTGGGAAATTTCTTGGGAATAAACGCGTTAGCTTCTGTTGGAGCCAGCACTTCAGTGGTATTTCTCATTCTCGGGTTCTGCAATGGATGTTGCGGAGGGTTCGGGATACCCGTTGCGCAGAAGTTTGGGGCGCGGGATTACAGTACGATGCGCAGTTATGTGGCTGTCAGTCTGAAACTGGCTGCGGGAATGTCGGTGGTGATTGCGCTTCTCACCTGTATTTTATGTGAGGATATTCTTTGGATCATGCGTACGCCGGAGAATATTTTTGAAGGGGCTTATACTTATCTGCTTGTCACTTTCATCGGTGTGCCGTGTACGTTTTTCTATAATCTTCTTTCGAGCATTATCCGTGCGTTGGGAGATAGTAAGACACCTTTCTGGTTTCTGCTGTTTGCGGCTGTTCTGAATATCATTCTCGACTTGTTCTGTATTCTGGCACTTGACTGGGGAGTGGCGGGAGCTGCTATTGCTACTGTCTTTTCACAAGGATTGTCGGCTGTTCTCTGCTATATTTATATGTACCGGAAGTTTGAAATATTGCAGGGTACTCCGAAAGAACGCCGGTTCCAGTCGAAACTGGCTAAGACGCTGCTCTACATCGGTGTGCCTATGGGATTGCAATTTTCTATCACGGCTATCGGCAGTATCATGCTTCAGAGTGCCAATAATGCCTTGGGAACGGCGTGTGTGGCAGCCTTTACATCTGCTATGCGCATCAAGATGTTCTTTATCTGTACGTTCGAGAGTTTGGGTATTGCGATGGCTACATATAGCGGACAAAATTACGGAGCGGGTAAACCGGAACGTATTTGGTTGGGAATCAAGGCTAGTGCTCTGATGATGATTATTTATGCGGCTTTCACGTTCCTTCTTCTGATGGTAGGGGCTAAATATTTCGCGTTGATCTTCGTAGACCCGTCGGAAACGGAAATTCTGCTGGATACGGAGTTGTTCCTGCATGTCTCCTGTATGTTCTTCCCGATGCTTGGTTTGTTGTGCATCTTGCGTTATACCATTCAGGGAGTAGGCTTTACCAATCTTGCCATGTTTTCCGGAGTGGCAGAGATGATTGCACGTATCCTTGTCAGTCTTTATGCTGTACCGGTATTCGGCTTTATTGCTGTCTGCTACGGTGATCCGATGGCTTGGATAGCGGCAGACTTATTCCTCGTGCCGGCCTTTATCTACGTTTATCGCAGGTTGAAGAAGCAGGTATTTACGAATTCGACTGTACAGCAGACTGTTGCATAA
- a CDS encoding DUF6078 family protein, protein MKEKSDSLSVPYKFARCYNDRCPQAAKCLRYIAAQNETADYLYIPIVNPARYPADGNQCECFKTAVKVHVAWGLKRLLDRIPYEDAVSIRIQLIGHYGKTGYYRFYRGERGLMPKDQAYIKQLLRNKGIKEEPTYQRYTEEYIW, encoded by the coding sequence ATGAAAGAAAAATCCGACAGCCTGTCTGTCCCCTACAAATTCGCCCGTTGTTACAACGACCGATGCCCGCAAGCCGCAAAATGCTTGCGCTACATAGCTGCACAAAATGAAACAGCCGATTACCTTTATATTCCCATCGTTAATCCGGCACGTTATCCTGCGGATGGAAACCAATGCGAATGTTTCAAGACTGCCGTCAAAGTTCATGTGGCATGGGGGCTAAAACGGTTGCTCGACAGAATCCCTTATGAAGATGCGGTCAGTATCAGAATACAATTGATAGGACACTATGGGAAAACAGGATATTACAGATTCTATCGTGGAGAACGGGGACTTATGCCTAAAGACCAAGCCTACATCAAACAATTGCTCCGCAATAAAGGAATCAAAGAAGAACCAACTTACCAACGCTACACAGAAGAATATATTTGGTAA
- a CDS encoding MaoC family dehydratase codes for MEKVIINSYEEFEKLVGQQIGVSDYVELSQERINLFADATLDHQWIHVDTERAKVDSPYHSTIAHGYLTLSMLPYLWNQIIQVNNLKMMINYGMDKMKFGQAVLSGQSIRLVTTLHSLTNLRGVAKAEIKFAIEIKDQPKKALEGIAVFLYYFN; via the coding sequence ATGGAAAAAGTAATTATCAATTCGTACGAAGAATTCGAAAAACTAGTAGGCCAACAGATAGGTGTTTCCGATTATGTGGAACTCTCGCAGGAACGTATCAATCTTTTTGCTGATGCAACGCTGGATCATCAATGGATTCATGTAGATACGGAACGTGCGAAAGTAGACAGCCCTTATCATAGCACGATTGCTCACGGCTACCTGACATTATCCATGCTTCCTTATTTGTGGAATCAGATTATCCAGGTGAATAACCTGAAAATGATGATTAACTACGGTATGGACAAAATGAAATTCGGTCAGGCTGTACTGTCAGGACAGAGCATCCGTCTAGTGACTACTTTGCACTCGCTGACTAATCTGCGTGGTGTGGCAAAAGCGGAAATCAAGTTTGCTATCGAAATAAAAGACCAACCGAAAAAGGCACTTGAAGGAATTGCTGTGTTCCTTTATTATTTCAATTAA
- the bla gene encoding class A beta-lactamase, subclass A2, with product MRSFIVLLCLVPTLLLAQQSKLETQLKQAIKDKKAEIGIAVIINGKDTATVNNDIHYPLMSVFKFHQALALADYMGKKKQSLDTRLPIKKSDLKPDTYSPLRDKYPQGGIEMSIADLLRYTLQQSDNNACDILFNYQGGPEAVNRYIHSLGVRECAIVGTETAMHEDLNLCYQNWTTPLAAAELLEIFRKKPLFAKVYKDFIYQTMVECQTGQDRMVAPLLDKKVTVGHKTGTGDRNAKGQQIGYNDIGFVLLPDGRTYSIAVFVKDSKENSQVNSKTIADISRIVYEYVILH from the coding sequence ATGCGTTCATTCATAGTGCTTCTTTGTTTAGTACCCACCCTCCTGCTTGCCCAACAAAGCAAACTTGAAACACAGTTGAAACAGGCAATCAAAGATAAGAAAGCTGAAATAGGGATTGCCGTTATTATTAACGGAAAAGATACGGCAACTGTCAATAATGACATTCACTACCCGTTGATGAGCGTATTCAAGTTTCATCAGGCGTTGGCATTGGCCGATTATATGGGAAAGAAAAAACAATCACTGGACACTCGGTTGCCAATCAAAAAATCAGATTTAAAGCCGGATACTTACAGTCCGCTGCGAGATAAATATCCACAAGGGGGAATTGAAATGAGTATTGCCGACCTGTTAAGATACACACTTCAGCAGAGCGATAACAATGCTTGCGATATTCTTTTCAACTATCAAGGTGGTCCGGAAGCTGTGAATAGGTATATCCATTCATTAGGAGTTCGGGAATGCGCCATCGTCGGAACAGAAACGGCGATGCACGAAGACTTGAATCTGTGTTATCAAAACTGGACCACTCCGTTAGCTGCTGCCGAATTATTGGAGATATTCCGCAAAAAACCTTTGTTTGCAAAAGTGTACAAAGACTTTATATATCAGACAATGGTGGAATGTCAAACCGGGCAAGACCGTATGGTTGCTCCGTTGCTTGATAAAAAAGTAACCGTAGGTCACAAAACCGGAACAGGAGACCGTAATGCGAAAGGACAACAGATTGGTTATAATGACATCGGTTTCGTTCTTTTACCCGATGGACGTACCTATAGCATAGCTGTCTTCGTGAAGGATTCTAAAGAAAACAGTCAGGTGAACAGTAAGACTATCGCTGATATTTCCCGCATCGTTTACGAATACGTAATACTGCATTAA
- a CDS encoding GNAT family N-acetyltransferase has translation MKLHHIAIWTFRLEELKEFYVRFFGGKSNEKYINPKKGFESYFVSFGEGTDLELMSRTDIQNTPIEENRVGLTHFAFTFPSQEEVLRFTEQMRSEGYTIAGEPRTSGDGYFESVVLDPDGNRIECVYREITGGERKAETAIGTETEVGPEVEARPNTETESIHSVTLDTERLLLRPFEEKDAEAFFACCQNPNLGNNAGWPPHRTLEESRRILHSTFINQEGIWAMILKETQQLIGSVGIIPDPKRENPQVRMLGYWLDETYWGKGYMTEAVQGVLKYGFEKLKLSLITATCYPHNKRSQKVLKKNGFIYEGTLHQAELTYNGNIYDHQCYYLPGISQPTPEDYEEILHVWETSVRHTHDFLTEEDIQFYKPLMQEHYLPVVELFVIRNANGKIAAFMGLSDELIEMLFVHPDEQGKGYGKRLIEYARDKKQMDKVDVNEQNEKALQFYLHLGFQIIGRDETDNMGKPFPILHLQLPEA, from the coding sequence ATGAAACTGCATCATATTGCCATTTGGACCTTCCGGCTGGAAGAATTAAAAGAGTTCTATGTCCGCTTCTTCGGAGGAAAAAGCAATGAGAAATACATTAATCCCAAGAAAGGATTTGAGTCATACTTTGTCTCTTTCGGAGAGGGAACTGACTTGGAACTCATGAGTCGTACAGACATACAAAACACCCCCATTGAAGAAAACAGAGTCGGACTGACACACTTTGCTTTCACCTTTCCCAGCCAAGAAGAAGTATTACGTTTCACCGAACAGATGCGTTCGGAAGGATATACCATCGCCGGTGAACCGCGTACTTCGGGAGACGGATACTTTGAAAGTGTTGTGCTTGATCCTGATGGAAATCGGATTGAATGTGTATATCGGGAAATAACAGGAGGAGAAAGAAAAGCAGAAACAGCAATCGGAACTGAAACTGAAGTTGGACCGGAAGTTGAAGCTAGACCAAACACCGAAACAGAAAGTATTCATTCCGTAACACTTGATACAGAACGCTTGCTTCTCCGCCCTTTTGAGGAAAAAGATGCAGAAGCATTTTTCGCCTGTTGCCAAAACCCAAATTTGGGGAACAATGCCGGATGGCCGCCCCACCGGACATTAGAAGAGTCCCGCCGTATACTCCATTCCACATTTATTAATCAGGAAGGTATATGGGCAATGATACTAAAAGAAACGCAACAACTGATCGGTTCCGTAGGAATCATCCCCGATCCCAAACGGGAAAACCCACAAGTGAGAATGCTGGGTTATTGGCTCGACGAGACTTATTGGGGCAAAGGATATATGACTGAAGCAGTGCAAGGCGTTCTCAAATACGGTTTTGAAAAATTGAAACTAAGCCTCATCACTGCCACTTGTTATCCACATAATAAACGTTCACAGAAAGTCCTGAAAAAGAACGGTTTCATCTATGAAGGAACCCTCCATCAGGCAGAACTGACTTACAACGGAAATATCTACGATCACCAATGTTATTATCTCCCCGGCATCTCCCAACCTACTCCGGAAGATTATGAAGAAATCCTCCATGTATGGGAAACGTCCGTCCGTCACACGCATGATTTCCTGACGGAAGAAGATATCCAGTTTTACAAACCACTGATGCAGGAGCATTATCTACCAGTCGTTGAACTTTTTGTTATCCGCAATGCCAACGGAAAGATTGCCGCCTTCATGGGACTAAGTGACGAATTGATCGAAATGTTGTTTGTACACCCTGACGAGCAGGGAAAAGGATACGGCAAACGATTAATAGAATACGCAAGAGACAAAAAACAGATGGATAAAGTAGATGTCAACGAACAGAATGAAAAGGCACTCCAATTTTATCTCCATTTAGGATTCCAAATCATCGGCAGAGATGAAACGGACAACATGGGCAAACCTTTCCCCATTCTTCATTTACAACTGCCGGAAGCATAA
- a CDS encoding restriction endonuclease subunit S: MRFPEFSGEWEKNNLSKFSSKITKKNKGNVIQNVLCNSANLGIIPQNDYFDRDIANADNTDSYYIIEQGDFVYNPRKSTAAPYGPVNIYNGEKPGIISPLYLCFSVLNISPSFLFYRFKSSVWHPYVYSHGDTGVRFDRVSIKDDVFFDMPIYTPTQNEQEKIATLLSLIDERIATQNKIIKKYESLIKGIMVELQKQGLKKGTWKKVFLNDILTERNERNSNLYQVFSVSVSQGIINQVDHLGRSFSAKDTSKYNVVHYGDLVYTKSPTGSFPYGIVKQSLNRERVAVSPLYGVYVPNSLAIGVYLHKYFMSEINTHNYLHPLIQKGAKNTINITNQRFLENRVPMPLDSNELLLISKLLRSVNDKIRHEQNMLQEYQKQKQYLLRQMFI, translated from the coding sequence TTGAGATTTCCGGAGTTCAGTGGGGAGTGGGAGAAAAACAATTTATCAAAATTCTCTTCTAAAATTACGAAGAAGAATAAAGGTAATGTTATCCAAAATGTATTATGTAATTCTGCGAACTTAGGAATTATCCCTCAAAATGATTATTTTGATAGAGATATTGCAAATGCTGATAACACAGATAGCTATTATATTATCGAGCAGGGTGATTTCGTCTATAATCCGAGAAAATCAACGGCTGCACCTTATGGACCGGTCAATATTTACAATGGAGAGAAACCTGGCATCATTTCCCCATTGTATCTTTGTTTTTCTGTTCTCAACATTTCACCAAGTTTTTTGTTCTACCGATTCAAAAGTTCTGTATGGCATCCTTATGTTTACTCCCATGGTGACACAGGAGTAAGATTTGACCGCGTAAGTATCAAAGATGATGTTTTCTTTGATATGCCAATTTATACACCAACACAGAATGAACAAGAAAAAATAGCGACATTATTATCTTTGATAGATGAGCGTATTGCCACCCAAAACAAAATCATTAAGAAATACGAGTCCTTAATTAAAGGAATTATGGTTGAGTTGCAAAAGCAAGGATTAAAAAAAGGTACTTGGAAGAAAGTGTTTCTCAATGATATTCTCACAGAAAGAAATGAACGGAATTCTAACTTGTATCAAGTGTTTTCTGTTTCTGTCAGTCAAGGAATTATCAATCAAGTAGATCACCTTGGACGTTCATTTTCGGCGAAAGATACATCAAAATATAATGTAGTGCATTACGGAGATTTAGTTTATACTAAAAGCCCTACTGGATCATTCCCTTATGGTATTGTAAAACAAAGCCTTAATCGTGAAAGAGTTGCGGTTTCACCATTGTATGGTGTTTATGTACCCAATAGTCTTGCTATCGGAGTGTATCTTCATAAATACTTTATGAGTGAAATAAATACACATAACTACTTGCATCCTCTTATTCAGAAAGGAGCAAAGAATACTATTAATATAACAAATCAACGTTTCTTGGAAAATAGAGTTCCCATGCCTTTAGATTCTAATGAATTACTGCTGATTTCAAAGTTGTTGCGTAGTGTGAACGATAAGATAAGACACGAGCAAAACATGCTGCAAGAATATCAGAAACAGAAGCAATACTTACTTCGCCAGATGTTTATATAA